TGCCGAGCCTTAAATAAAGTTAAAAGAAAAAGAAAGGTGTGTTAGAAAAATTATTCTCGATATTCCGCTTCTTGTTGCGCCAAATAATCAGCCCAAACACTAGCTTCTCCCAAATGTTCTTTTGCTAATTTTTTTAATTCATTGTCTGTAGCAGTTGCTGCACAAAAAGCAGCTTCTCCTACGATTATTCTCGCAATTGATTCCATTGTACCATACATCTTAAGAGCGTCTGATTTGGATAATTTTTTAGCTACTTCTTCTAACCTTTTCGCAGTATAATGCGCTTTAATCTCTGCTATGTCCATTTTACATTCCTCCAATAATCTCCAGAACTCTCTGGAGTGTTTTATTTTACACCCCTTTCTTTTTCTATAAGAATACAATTTTATTTATAAACTTAACGGCACGGCTCTATCATGACTCGAAAAATTTAATCTTTCCATTTATTCGGCTTCATTGAATGTTGCACTAAAATTCTTGTCTTAGCCATCGTATTTCCTAAAAACAACAACTGCATTATGGCCGCCGAAGCCGAAGGCATTGGACATTGCAATTTTAACTTCTTTCTTTCTTGCAATATTTGGGACATAGTCAAGATCGCATTCTGGATCGGGGAATTCGTAGTTTATTGTCGGTGGAATGATGCCTCTTTGAATTGTTAGTATGGATATTATTGCCTCTATCCCGCCTGCTGCTCCAAGAAGATGGCCCGTCATTGATTTGGTTGAGCTGATTGGGATTTTATAGGCATAGTTGCCAAAAGCTCTTTTTATTGCAATTGTTTCTATTCTATCATTTAACCTTGTGGATGTGCCATGGGCATTGATATAATCAACTTCTTCAGGCTTTATTTTTGATTTATTAATTGCTCGCTGCATTGCCAGTGCTGCTTCTTCTCCTGTTTCATGCGGAGCAACTATATCATGAGCATCTGAATTGTTGCAATAACCTATTATTTCAGCATATATTTTTGCATTTCTAGCCAGCGCATGATCAAGCGACTCAAGAACAAGTATGGCAGATCCTTCACCCATCACGAATCCGTCTCTTTTCTCGTCAAATGGGCGCGATGCTTTTTTAGGATCATGATTACGCTTCGACATGGCTTTTGGTTGGCAAAATCCTGCGTATGCCAGCTTTGTTATTGCCGCTTCTGCTCCGCCGGTGATCATTACATCAGCATCATTATCTGATATTGTACGATAAGCTTCAATAATTGCATTATTGCCTGAGGCGCATGCGCTGCTAATATTCTCTGAAGGGCCATTTAAGTTATATTTTAGCGTGATGTGAGCAGATGCCGCATTGATCATCATCATCGGCACTAAAAAAGTGCTTACCTTGCCAGGGCCTTTCTGCATTAAAACATCATGCTGCGTTTCTGTTGTGCCGAGACCGCCAACGCCACTGCCAATTATTGCACCAATATCATGGTTTTTTTCTTCCAGCTTTAAACTAGAATTGTTAATTGCCTGATGCGCGGCTGCCAGCGCGTACTGCGAGAATAAATCCAATCTTCTGATTTCTTTTGCAGTTATGCCGTAATTTTCGGGATTAAATCCTTTAACTTCAGCCCCTATCTGTGTTTCATATTTTGATGTGTCAAACCTTGTTATTTTATCAACGCCAGAAACGCCATTTATTAAATTGCCCCATAAGGTTTCGATGTCATTGCCTAAAGGCGAAATTACGCCTAGCCCGGTTACAACAGCTCTTCTGCTCATCACCATTCTGAAATAGCGAAATATATTTAAATGTTTCTGAGTTTTTCATTGAAATGGAAAATATTTCTATTGCAGGAACTGGCTCTTATCTTCCAGAAAGGGTTGTTGATAATAAAGAATTGGAAAAGTTAGTTAGAAATTATGACTATGAGAAATCAGGAGATTTCTGCAAATGGGCAAAGAATCTGACTGGCGTTGAAAAAAGACATTATGCAGGCGATGTAAGAAGAATGCCTTTTTGGCTTAAAATAAATGATTTGGTTATTAGCCATTTTACCAACAAAAAGAGACTTTCTTGGCTTGAAATAGCTAATCTGTTTAAAGACAAATATTATATCTCTAATAAAGAAACAACAGAAGAGATGGCCGCCAATGCTGCTAAAAATGCCTTAGAAGCTGCAAATATGAATGCTTCGGATATTGATTTAATTATATTAAATACATTCACTCCGCACAGCAAAATACCAAATCCTGCTCTTGAAGTTGGAAATTTAATTGGAAATGGCAAGGCGATTGCTTTTCCCATAAACACAGCATG
The sequence above is a segment of the Candidatus Woesearchaeota archaeon genome. Coding sequences within it:
- the fabF gene encoding beta-ketoacyl-ACP synthase II; the encoded protein is MSRRAVVTGLGVISPLGNDIETLWGNLINGVSGVDKITRFDTSKYETQIGAEVKGFNPENYGITAKEIRRLDLFSQYALAAAHQAINNSSLKLEEKNHDIGAIIGSGVGGLGTTETQHDVLMQKGPGKVSTFLVPMMMINAASAHITLKYNLNGPSENISSACASGNNAIIEAYRTISDNDADVMITGGAEAAITKLAYAGFCQPKAMSKRNHDPKKASRPFDEKRDGFVMGEGSAILVLESLDHALARNAKIYAEIIGYCNNSDAHDIVAPHETGEEAALAMQRAINKSKIKPEEVDYINAHGTSTRLNDRIETIAIKRAFGNYAYKIPISSTKSMTGHLLGAAGGIEAIISILTIQRGIIPPTINYEFPDPECDLDYVPNIARKKEVKIAMSNAFGFGGHNAVVVFRKYDG